The following proteins are encoded in a genomic region of Sorangiineae bacterium MSr12523:
- a CDS encoding N-acetyltransferase, whose product MATRKRSSLASRPRRRSGEPAKVYPTAVVQAGAFIGKDAVVGAFCFVAAGARIGAGCRIQSHTSVWAGVTLAEDVFVGPAATFTNVRHPRAAFSRAPGPAETWDETHVGRGATIGANATLVAPVRIGDHALIAAGAVVTRDVPPHAIMAGVPARIIGWACICGETVSRAQRRPKRLSCPRCANPQKKETARTPERSPGSPD is encoded by the coding sequence ATGGCCACACGGAAAAGGAGCTCCCTTGCGTCCAGGCCCCGTCGCCGCTCCGGTGAGCCCGCCAAAGTGTACCCGACCGCCGTGGTGCAAGCGGGCGCGTTCATCGGCAAAGACGCCGTCGTCGGGGCCTTTTGCTTCGTGGCCGCCGGCGCACGCATCGGTGCGGGCTGCCGGATCCAGAGCCACACGAGCGTGTGGGCCGGGGTGACGTTGGCGGAAGACGTCTTCGTCGGTCCGGCCGCGACGTTTACCAACGTGCGCCACCCGCGCGCGGCCTTTTCGCGTGCCCCCGGCCCCGCCGAAACCTGGGACGAGACCCACGTCGGCCGCGGCGCCACCATCGGCGCCAACGCGACCTTGGTCGCGCCCGTGCGCATCGGCGACCACGCACTCATCGCCGCCGGCGCCGTCGTCACCCGCGACGTCCCCCCCCACGCCATCATGGCCGGCGTCCCCGCACGCATCATCGGCTGGGCCTGCATCTGCGGCGAAACGGTGTCTCGCGCCCAACGCCGACCCAAACGCCTCTCGTGCCCCCGGTGCGCAAACCCGCAGAAGAAGGAAACCGCCAGGACGCCAGAAAGGTCGCCAGGATCGCCAGATTGA
- the mgtE gene encoding magnesium transporter, translating into MRLATLLSPDLKQLLREDPDQVRELLDEIHAEDLADIVSELEPDEAAQLLARLPADEAAPIFERLDETEQEELAELMAPESVAHIASEMEPDDRADLFSVLPDAIGDKILETLERVDPEAAEAVREIEKWPDTSAGHLMTTNYVYVQPSVRVEEALQAVRAYSIENENIPIYNVYALTPDDKVVGIASLRDLIVNPGKELLENVLRTNIISVPPDMDQEEVARRMAKYDLNAMPVIATDGTLLGVITIDDVIDVLTQEQTEDVQKLGGIEPLDVPYFQTRFGEFIRKRGGWLVILFVGEFFTQTALRFYDPVFQVLQGASYYIPLLISAGGNSGSQSSTLIIRGLAVGEIRGRDWWRVLLRELAMGLVLGAILGVIGFARVLMYRDQSMAFAFTIAVTLVGIVVTGCTIGSMLPLVLKKIGLDPATSSTPFIASLVDVAGIVVFVHVARIVMANVLAAGIPHGSPVP; encoded by the coding sequence ATGCGGCTTGCGACCCTGCTCAGTCCTGACCTGAAGCAGCTCCTCAGGGAGGATCCGGACCAGGTGCGCGAATTGCTCGACGAGATCCACGCCGAGGACCTCGCCGACATCGTTTCGGAGCTGGAACCGGACGAGGCCGCGCAGCTTCTCGCGCGCCTGCCCGCCGACGAGGCCGCGCCCATCTTCGAGCGCCTCGACGAGACGGAGCAGGAGGAGCTCGCGGAGCTGATGGCGCCCGAGTCGGTCGCCCACATCGCCAGCGAGATGGAGCCCGACGATCGGGCCGACTTGTTCAGCGTCCTGCCCGACGCCATCGGCGACAAGATCCTCGAGACCCTCGAACGGGTCGACCCCGAGGCCGCCGAGGCTGTCCGCGAAATCGAGAAGTGGCCCGACACGAGCGCCGGCCACTTGATGACGACGAATTACGTCTACGTCCAGCCTTCGGTTCGCGTGGAGGAAGCCCTCCAGGCCGTGCGGGCGTACTCGATCGAGAACGAGAACATCCCGATTTACAACGTGTACGCGCTCACGCCGGACGACAAAGTCGTGGGCATCGCCTCGCTGCGCGATCTCATCGTGAACCCGGGCAAGGAGCTGTTGGAGAACGTGCTCCGCACGAACATCATCAGCGTGCCGCCGGACATGGACCAAGAGGAGGTCGCGCGCCGCATGGCGAAGTACGACCTCAACGCGATGCCGGTCATCGCGACGGATGGAACGCTCCTCGGGGTCATCACCATCGACGACGTCATCGACGTTCTCACCCAAGAGCAGACCGAAGACGTGCAAAAGCTCGGCGGTATCGAGCCTCTCGACGTGCCGTACTTCCAGACGCGCTTCGGCGAGTTCATTCGCAAGCGCGGCGGCTGGCTGGTCATTCTCTTCGTCGGCGAGTTTTTCACGCAGACGGCGCTGCGCTTTTACGATCCCGTTTTCCAGGTGCTGCAGGGCGCGAGCTACTACATCCCGCTGCTCATCTCCGCGGGTGGCAACTCCGGGTCGCAGTCGTCGACCCTCATCATCCGCGGTCTGGCCGTCGGCGAGATACGCGGGCGCGACTGGTGGCGGGTCCTGCTTCGCGAGCTCGCGATGGGCCTCGTGCTGGGCGCCATCCTCGGCGTCATCGGTTTCGCACGCGTCCTGATGTACCGCGATCAGTCGATGGCCTTCGCCTTCACCATTGCCGTGACCTTGGTCGGCATCGTCGTCACCGGCTGCACCATCGGCTCGATGCTTCCCTTGGTCCTGAAAAAGATCGGCCTCGACCCCGCCACGAGCTCCACGCCCTTCATCGCGAGCCTCGTCGACGTCGCCGGCATCGTCGTCTTCGTCCACGTCGCCCGCATCGTCATGGCCAACGTCCTCGCCGCCGGCATCCCCCACGGCTCCCCGGTGCCCTAG
- a CDS encoding carbohydrate-binding family 9-like protein — protein MRAKGKTWVLLSVVAGALAMQAACVGGSKSVSAEDKERLKSYILESEPANIPHKVDINFENRVHIIGYDIEPAQAKPGQDVKLTYYWRCDDTVDEGWMLFTHILDPATDHRDNLDNDGPLRELKNNKQILSPDKWEKGKVYVDEQTFHVPDDTKAPELSVLTGVWKGNARLRIISGPNDGDNAALIGKIKTGVAPKPEEHTRSTDIPSVIVNKLAAGDKIVIDGKGDDKGWQGATDLGPFVDVGTGKKNTTFPVNGSAKLAWDDANLYVLFTVSDPDVVGYFTDKEKQKDDFTATGQPKLWTRDTVEIMTDPDGDGDNKDYYELQINPQNRVFHSQFDSYNAPKQEPNGPFGHEDWDPKLKSAVTIQGTLDKADDKDEGYTVEIAIPWAAFSKAAHHPPQLGDAWRMNFYTMQQNGGVAWSPILGQGNFHKSSRFGRVQWGTANTPPGDAGTGAAAAASRDAGDAGAAAKKKPAGTPRP, from the coding sequence GTGCGCGCGAAGGGGAAGACCTGGGTATTGCTGTCAGTGGTAGCGGGGGCTCTGGCCATGCAGGCCGCGTGTGTCGGCGGCTCGAAGAGCGTCTCGGCGGAGGACAAGGAACGCCTCAAGTCGTACATCCTCGAATCCGAGCCGGCGAATATCCCGCACAAGGTCGATATCAACTTCGAAAACCGAGTTCACATCATCGGTTACGACATCGAACCTGCGCAGGCCAAACCCGGCCAGGACGTGAAGCTCACGTATTACTGGCGCTGCGACGACACGGTCGACGAGGGCTGGATGCTCTTCACGCACATCCTCGATCCTGCGACGGACCATCGCGATAATTTGGATAACGACGGACCCTTGCGGGAGCTCAAGAACAACAAACAAATCTTGAGCCCCGACAAATGGGAAAAAGGCAAAGTCTACGTCGACGAGCAGACATTCCACGTCCCCGACGACACCAAGGCGCCGGAGCTTTCCGTCCTCACGGGCGTATGGAAGGGCAATGCGCGCCTGCGCATCATCAGCGGCCCGAACGACGGCGACAATGCGGCCTTGATTGGCAAAATCAAAACGGGTGTGGCCCCCAAGCCGGAAGAGCACACGCGCAGCACGGACATTCCGTCGGTCATCGTGAACAAGCTCGCGGCGGGCGACAAAATCGTCATCGACGGCAAGGGCGACGACAAGGGCTGGCAAGGAGCGACGGATCTCGGCCCTTTCGTTGACGTGGGAACGGGAAAAAAGAACACCACGTTTCCCGTGAACGGCTCGGCGAAACTCGCGTGGGACGATGCCAACCTGTATGTCCTCTTCACGGTGAGCGATCCCGACGTGGTCGGTTATTTCACCGACAAGGAAAAGCAGAAAGACGATTTCACGGCCACCGGCCAGCCCAAATTGTGGACGCGCGACACCGTCGAAATCATGACCGATCCCGACGGGGACGGTGACAACAAGGATTATTACGAATTGCAGATCAACCCGCAAAATCGGGTGTTCCACTCGCAATTCGATTCGTACAACGCCCCCAAGCAGGAGCCCAACGGGCCATTCGGCCACGAGGATTGGGATCCCAAGTTGAAGAGTGCCGTCACCATCCAGGGCACCCTCGACAAGGCCGACGACAAGGACGAAGGCTACACGGTGGAGATCGCGATCCCGTGGGCGGCCTTCTCCAAGGCGGCGCACCACCCGCCCCAGCTGGGGGATGCGTGGCGCATGAACTTCTACACCATGCAGCAAAACGGCGGCGTGGCCTGGTCGCCCATCCTGGGGCAGGGCAACTTCCACAAATCCTCGCGCTTCGGGCGGGTGCAGTGGGGCACGGCCAACACCCCGCCCGGCGACGCCGGGACAGGCGCAGCTGCCGCCGCCAGTCGTGATGCGGGTGATGCGGGCGCGGCCGCGAAGAAGAAGCCCGCGGGCACGCCGCGGCCGTGA
- a CDS encoding phytoene dehydrogenase, translating to MAKHYDVVVLGAGIGALSAAALLARRSWRVLVLGQGFRPASYAYDGLPLARRAFNFHASQSPAWGRVIVELAQSQTFRRRLSPHDPVLGVLSPGRRLEIPTDTALFGREIDREFPGIRRVVDEFYAELARTCSLADSAFERDVVLPPGGFWERRETDRALASLPHLQENSGDLLAEFSRDHPYRGVVEIAARFASDLADPIPPFALARLHGAWTRPVRLARGEEELTEFLVERVRAHGGDVNLGERASSIAHRGGKVTGVLVDGDDAPTGAPFVVSDLPTAALLDLAPGFAPSRRAMSQLPAVHPRTWRFVVSMLVHDRGIPQPLAAESFLVPDPPAYTVHLQRTKGPGDTTLLVAEALLESDSRGKVAAARERVLATVEQFLPFVERHYLLVDSPHDGRPLWDFREGERKSVDRTRVRASGGSLEAEPMPVQWDADPLQLHGLGAEPLRTPLSGAFVLGRTTLPALGQEGELLAAWGVARIITRTDRRKERMRRDMWSKVELG from the coding sequence ATGGCCAAACACTACGACGTGGTCGTCCTCGGGGCGGGGATCGGCGCGCTTTCCGCAGCAGCTCTTCTCGCCCGGCGCTCGTGGCGCGTGCTCGTACTCGGTCAGGGCTTCCGGCCCGCGTCGTACGCCTACGACGGCCTGCCGCTCGCCCGCCGCGCTTTCAATTTTCATGCATCGCAGTCGCCGGCCTGGGGCAGGGTCATCGTCGAGCTCGCGCAATCGCAGACCTTTCGCCGCCGCCTCTCGCCGCACGATCCCGTCCTCGGTGTCCTGAGCCCCGGGCGCCGCCTGGAGATCCCCACCGACACGGCCCTCTTCGGCCGCGAGATCGACCGCGAATTTCCGGGTATCCGCCGCGTCGTGGACGAATTTTACGCCGAGCTCGCGCGCACCTGTTCTCTCGCCGATTCGGCCTTCGAGCGCGACGTCGTCCTGCCGCCGGGCGGCTTCTGGGAGCGTCGCGAAACCGACCGCGCCCTGGCATCGCTTCCGCACCTGCAGGAAAACTCGGGCGATCTCCTCGCCGAATTCTCCCGCGACCATCCCTACCGCGGCGTCGTCGAAATCGCCGCCCGTTTTGCCTCGGATCTCGCCGATCCCATTCCGCCGTTCGCGCTCGCACGCCTGCACGGTGCGTGGACCCGCCCCGTGCGCCTCGCGCGCGGCGAAGAGGAGCTCACCGAGTTCCTCGTCGAGCGGGTGCGCGCCCATGGCGGCGACGTCAACCTCGGCGAGCGCGCCAGCTCCATCGCTCACCGCGGCGGCAAGGTCACCGGCGTACTCGTCGACGGTGATGATGCCCCCACGGGCGCGCCGTTCGTCGTCTCGGATCTTCCCACGGCGGCGCTGCTCGACCTCGCGCCGGGCTTCGCGCCCTCCCGTCGGGCCATGAGCCAGCTCCCCGCGGTGCACCCGCGCACCTGGCGCTTCGTGGTCTCCATGCTGGTGCACGACCGCGGCATTCCGCAGCCGCTCGCCGCCGAGTCCTTCCTCGTGCCCGATCCGCCGGCGTACACGGTGCATCTGCAGCGCACCAAGGGCCCGGGCGACACCACGCTTCTCGTGGCCGAGGCTCTCCTGGAGAGCGACTCGCGGGGCAAAGTCGCGGCGGCGCGCGAGCGCGTCCTCGCCACCGTCGAGCAGTTCTTGCCCTTCGTCGAGCGGCACTACCTCCTCGTCGACTCGCCGCACGACGGCCGCCCCCTCTGGGACTTCCGCGAGGGCGAGCGCAAATCCGTCGACCGCACGCGCGTGCGGGCCTCGGGGGGCTCGCTCGAGGCCGAACCGATGCCCGTCCAGTGGGACGCCGACCCGCTGCAGCTTCATGGCCTGGGCGCCGAGCCGCTGCGCACACCACTTTCCGGCGCCTTCGTCCTGGGGCGCACCACGCTTCCGGCGCTTGGCCAGGAGGGCGAGTTGCTCGCCGCGTGGGGGGTGGCACGAATTATTACCCGAACCGACCGCCGCAAAGAGAGAATGCGGCGCGACATGTGGAGCAAAGTGGAGCTCGGGTGA
- the ffh gene encoding signal recognition particle protein — MFDALANGFRQAKNRLAGLTELNEQNIDTALREVRLSLLEADVELGVVKAFLARVKEKALGEVVKLKTKTAEGGTMKVTAGDQFTKICHDELVAFMTAEGPALAFAEKGATGIMMVGLQGSGKTTTTAKLARYLQKEEKKKPLLVAADMQRPAAVEQLQVLGKSLGIPVFNIPGETPLNICIKAREEARAKGHDVIIYDTAGRLAIDEKLMEELGSIKESVHPENILLVVDSMIGQDAVKVSKGFHDKLELTGVVLTKLDGDARGGAALSVKEVTGAPVRFIGVGEGTDKFEEFRAEGMASRVLGMGDVVGLMKDFQSVVDEQKAAEDAMKMLQGQFTLDDFLNQIRMIQKMGSLKDIVGKMPGMDGMIPPDANLDDRELVKIEAIIQSFTAFEKKDPYALVREPGRVKRVAKGSGSTEQAVSELVQKFLFMRQMMEGLGQNMGLLGNIPGVKQLQMAKNLKKMAAGGGGMPGFPGMPGMGGFPGMPGLGGFPGMGGFPGMGGFPGMGGGAPQESLTKMKALSASERNAKKAQRKREKDARRKGRK; from the coding sequence ATGTTCGACGCATTGGCCAATGGCTTTCGGCAGGCAAAAAACCGCCTCGCCGGTCTTACGGAGCTCAACGAGCAGAATATCGATACCGCACTTCGCGAGGTGCGCCTGTCCCTCCTGGAGGCGGACGTCGAGCTCGGCGTCGTCAAAGCATTCCTGGCCCGCGTCAAAGAGAAGGCGCTCGGCGAAGTCGTCAAGCTGAAGACCAAGACCGCCGAAGGCGGCACCATGAAGGTCACCGCCGGCGACCAATTCACCAAGATCTGTCACGACGAACTCGTCGCCTTCATGACCGCCGAAGGCCCCGCACTCGCCTTCGCGGAAAAGGGCGCCACGGGCATCATGATGGTCGGTCTGCAGGGCTCCGGTAAGACCACCACCACCGCCAAGCTCGCGCGTTACCTGCAGAAGGAAGAAAAGAAAAAGCCGCTCCTCGTCGCCGCCGACATGCAGCGCCCCGCCGCCGTCGAACAGCTGCAGGTCCTCGGCAAGAGCCTCGGCATCCCCGTGTTCAACATCCCGGGCGAGACGCCGCTCAACATCTGCATCAAAGCCCGCGAAGAGGCCCGCGCCAAGGGCCACGACGTCATCATCTACGACACCGCCGGCCGTCTCGCCATCGACGAAAAGCTCATGGAGGAGTTGGGCTCCATCAAAGAGTCCGTCCATCCCGAGAACATCCTTCTCGTCGTCGACTCGATGATCGGCCAAGACGCCGTCAAAGTTTCCAAAGGCTTCCACGACAAACTGGAACTCACCGGCGTCGTCCTCACGAAGCTCGACGGCGACGCCCGCGGCGGCGCCGCTTTGAGCGTGAAAGAAGTCACGGGCGCGCCCGTTCGCTTCATCGGCGTGGGCGAGGGCACGGACAAGTTCGAAGAGTTCCGCGCCGAGGGCATGGCCAGCCGCGTGCTCGGCATGGGCGACGTCGTCGGCCTGATGAAGGACTTCCAATCCGTCGTCGACGAGCAAAAGGCCGCCGAAGACGCGATGAAGATGCTCCAAGGCCAATTCACCTTGGACGACTTCCTGAATCAGATTCGCATGATTCAGAAAATGGGCTCGCTCAAGGACATCGTCGGCAAAATGCCGGGCATGGACGGGATGATCCCGCCCGACGCCAACCTGGACGATCGCGAACTCGTGAAGATCGAGGCCATCATCCAGAGCTTCACCGCCTTCGAGAAGAAGGACCCCTACGCGCTGGTGCGCGAGCCGGGGCGCGTGAAGCGCGTCGCCAAAGGCTCGGGCAGCACCGAACAAGCGGTGAGTGAGCTCGTGCAGAAATTCCTCTTCATGCGGCAGATGATGGAGGGCCTCGGCCAGAACATGGGCCTCCTCGGCAACATCCCGGGCGTGAAGCAGCTGCAGATGGCCAAAAACCTGAAGAAAATGGCCGCCGGCGGCGGCGGGATGCCGGGTTTCCCGGGCATGCCCGGCATGGGCGGATTCCCCGGCATGCCCGGCCTCGGTGGCTTCCCCGGAATGGGCGGCTTCCCGGGCATGGGTGGCTTTCCGGGTATGGGCGGCGGCGCCCCGCAGGAGAGCCTCACCAAGATGAAGGCCCTCTCCGCCTCCGAGCGCAATGCGAAAAAGGCCCAGCGCAAGCGCGAAAAAGACGCCCGTCGCAAGGGCCGCAAGTAG
- a CDS encoding glycosyltransferase — protein sequence MPLRICHLGKFYPPARGGIESHTQTLARAQVALGADVRVVCVNHDMGGIDATWRVIASTPTVEEVDQGVRVTRVGRHASFSRFDVCPSLFSALWRVRREGVDILHLHAPNPTMFSALSLLGSLRPFGTLVVTHHADVVKQRVLLKAYRPVESFFYGRAALVLSTSEDYIGGSEALLRVGAKAKALPLGIDRTPFVEPTPKARAFAEKLRSEHGAPLWLSVGRVIYYKGLNVAVDALSDAPGKLLIVGSGPMENELRQRAERRGVADRIVWAGRLDDEELVGAYLAATALWFPSNGRGEGFGLTQVEAMASGLPVINTHVPHSGVAYVSRDGVSGITIPMNDPAALAAASRRLAGDADLRRQLGERARERAAAEFDERVMASRSLAYYREALGRPVEPSTKTTPRGRSSDTREEALGSPKLSA from the coding sequence ATGCCGCTTCGTATCTGCCACCTCGGAAAATTCTACCCGCCCGCCCGCGGCGGCATTGAATCGCACACGCAGACCCTTGCGCGTGCCCAGGTGGCGCTCGGGGCAGATGTGCGCGTTGTCTGCGTCAACCACGACATGGGCGGAATCGACGCCACGTGGCGCGTCATCGCTTCCACGCCCACGGTCGAAGAGGTCGACCAAGGCGTGCGCGTCACCCGCGTGGGGCGCCATGCTTCGTTCTCGCGCTTCGACGTGTGCCCGTCGCTCTTCTCGGCCTTGTGGCGCGTTCGCCGCGAGGGCGTCGATATCCTGCACCTGCACGCGCCGAACCCCACGATGTTCAGCGCGCTCTCGCTCCTCGGTTCCCTTCGCCCGTTCGGCACCCTGGTGGTGACCCACCATGCCGACGTGGTCAAACAGCGCGTGCTCCTCAAGGCCTACCGCCCCGTCGAGAGCTTTTTCTACGGGCGCGCGGCGCTCGTGCTCAGCACCAGCGAAGACTACATCGGAGGCTCCGAAGCGCTGCTTCGCGTGGGCGCGAAGGCCAAAGCGCTCCCCCTGGGCATCGATCGCACGCCGTTCGTCGAGCCCACGCCCAAGGCCCGCGCCTTTGCGGAGAAGCTGCGCTCGGAACACGGCGCACCCTTGTGGCTCTCCGTGGGGCGCGTCATCTACTACAAGGGCCTGAACGTGGCCGTCGACGCGCTGTCGGATGCACCGGGCAAGCTCCTCATCGTGGGCAGCGGCCCCATGGAAAACGAGCTTCGCCAGCGCGCTGAGCGGCGCGGCGTCGCCGATCGCATCGTGTGGGCGGGGCGCCTCGACGACGAAGAATTGGTGGGCGCCTACCTCGCGGCCACCGCCCTCTGGTTCCCCAGCAACGGCCGCGGCGAAGGCTTCGGCCTCACCCAGGTCGAGGCCATGGCCAGCGGCCTTCCGGTCATCAACACGCACGTGCCCCACTCGGGCGTGGCCTATGTCTCGCGCGACGGCGTGAGTGGCATCACCATCCCGATGAACGATCCCGCCGCCTTGGCGGCAGCCTCGCGCCGTCTTGCCGGCGATGCGGACCTCCGCCGTCAACTCGGCGAGCGCGCCCGCGAGCGCGCAGCCGCGGAGTTCGACGAGCGCGTGATGGCCTCACGCAGCCTCGCGTATTACCGCGAGGCACTCGGCCGGCCTGTCGAGCCTAGCACCAAAACCACCCCGCGCGGTCGCTCCAGCGACACACGCGAAGAAGCGCTGGGCTCGCCCAAGCTCAGCGCATAG
- a CDS encoding mechanosensitive ion channel family protein, whose amino-acid sequence MSVGPDYVAIWIGRILLALVVSAFWIWILRSLGRMLRGLVEFIDRRLRRRGKGFHFRSVEVLGVDTIIAFFKSLIGMTRALLSLTATYLWLLIVAWALDPNHRVFGVVVQPLVTVLTNAFEAALAFIPNLVMLLIIFTLARFSTRSLAVVTDAVRLRKLELEWLEPELAVPTRRIVTILIWMCALVMGAPYLPGSESKAFLGVAVMVGLLLALGARSVTSNLLAGLVLTYSRAYRAGDRVRIGETQGEVLTLGALTTRIRTEDNREVVIPNAVAQSGLITHMVSRPRSLSTVNQFEFVRKAVSDVPLPAPLPQVQPSAAPPPVVEDFVSPLAPVPPSVRSEPQQEDAP is encoded by the coding sequence ATGAGTGTAGGGCCGGACTACGTCGCCATTTGGATCGGTCGCATCCTCCTAGCGCTGGTGGTTTCGGCCTTTTGGATTTGGATCCTGCGCAGCCTCGGGCGCATGCTTCGCGGACTCGTCGAGTTCATCGACCGCCGCCTGCGCCGGCGCGGAAAAGGCTTCCATTTTCGTTCGGTGGAGGTCCTGGGCGTCGACACGATCATCGCCTTTTTCAAGTCGCTGATCGGCATGACGCGGGCGCTGCTGTCGCTCACGGCCACGTACCTCTGGCTCCTCATCGTCGCCTGGGCGCTCGATCCGAACCATCGCGTGTTCGGCGTCGTCGTGCAGCCCTTGGTGACCGTGCTGACGAACGCCTTCGAGGCCGCGCTGGCGTTCATCCCGAACCTGGTGATGCTCCTCATCATCTTTACCCTGGCTCGCTTTTCCACACGCTCGCTGGCGGTGGTGACCGATGCGGTGCGCCTGCGCAAACTGGAGCTCGAGTGGCTCGAGCCCGAGCTCGCGGTGCCCACGCGCCGCATCGTCACGATCCTCATTTGGATGTGCGCCCTGGTCATGGGGGCGCCGTACCTGCCGGGCAGCGAATCCAAGGCTTTTCTCGGCGTGGCGGTGATGGTCGGCCTTCTCTTGGCGCTGGGCGCGCGCAGTGTGACCTCGAACCTGCTCGCCGGCTTGGTGCTGACGTATTCGCGCGCCTACCGCGCCGGCGACCGCGTGCGTATCGGCGAGACGCAAGGGGAGGTGCTCACCTTGGGCGCGCTCACCACGCGCATCCGCACGGAGGACAACCGCGAGGTCGTCATCCCCAATGCCGTGGCGCAGTCGGGCCTCATCACGCATATGGTGTCGCGCCCGCGGTCCTTGAGCACGGTCAACCAGTTCGAGTTCGTGCGCAAAGCCGTATCTGACGTCCCGCTTCCTGCCCCGCTTCCGCAGGTGCAGCCGTCCGCGGCGCCGCCTCCGGTCGTGGAAGATTTCGTCTCACCACTCGCACCCGTTCCGCCGTCCGTGAGGAGCGAGCCGCAGCAAGAGGACGCTCCGTAA
- the purN gene encoding phosphoribosylglycinamide formyltransferase: protein MLNLGVLISGTGSNLKAVLDAVAEKRLDARVNVVISNVATAPGLEHARAHGVPTLVIDHKAFPNRAAFDGALVESLRAHEVDWVVLAGFMRVITPVLLEAFPLRIVNIHPSLLPAFPGMHAQKQAFDYGVRIAGCTVHLVDAGTDTGPILAQAAVPVLDTDDEPALRTRILAEEHTLLPRVLQWIAEGRVTVVPAEQGGRARVSVTRGEV, encoded by the coding sequence ATGTTGAACCTGGGCGTTCTCATCTCCGGCACCGGTTCAAACCTGAAGGCGGTCCTCGACGCCGTGGCCGAGAAGCGGCTCGACGCGCGCGTCAACGTGGTCATCTCCAACGTGGCCACCGCGCCGGGGCTCGAGCATGCGCGCGCCCACGGCGTTCCCACCTTGGTCATCGACCACAAGGCCTTCCCCAACCGCGCCGCCTTCGACGGCGCCTTGGTCGAAAGCCTGCGCGCGCACGAAGTCGATTGGGTCGTCCTCGCCGGCTTCATGCGGGTCATCACCCCGGTGCTGCTCGAGGCATTTCCCTTGCGCATCGTGAACATCCATCCGTCCCTGTTGCCGGCGTTTCCCGGCATGCACGCCCAGAAGCAGGCCTTCGACTACGGCGTGCGCATCGCCGGCTGCACCGTGCACCTCGTGGATGCGGGCACCGACACGGGGCCCATCCTGGCCCAAGCCGCCGTGCCCGTCCTCGACACGGACGACGAGCCGGCCTTGCGCACGCGCATTCTCGCGGAGGAGCACACGCTCCTTCCGCGCGTCCTCCAGTGGATCGCCGAAGGCCGCGTCACCGTGGTCCCGGCGGAGCAGGGAGGGCGCGCCCGTGTATCCGTGACACGAGGTGAAGTATGA
- the purM gene encoding phosphoribosylformylglycinamidine cyclo-ligase, whose product MAITYRKAGVDIDAGDELVERIKPLARATRIAEVLEDVGGFAGMCRLPSGLEDPVLVSGTDGVGTKLKVAFMTGVHDTIGFDLVGMCVNDVITCGARPLFFLDYFGTGKLDVGVGEAVVRGIANACKEVGCALLGGETAELPGMYAHGEYDLAGFAVGVVSRKNIIDGKRVAAGDVALGIASSGLHSNGYSLARHVLLETMHLGPDDAPVGLAGATVAEALLRPTRLYARHVAALTQDGTIDVRAMSHITGGGLPGNLPRVLPDGLGVKIEGTWPRPPIFQLIAEGGPVEEKEMRRTFNLGIGFVVIVPPEHASRAIEVLRGQGEEPYTLGHVVPVDPETPFEDRVLWSPHPPPSPRGEGASGAGA is encoded by the coding sequence ATGGCGATCACCTATCGAAAGGCGGGGGTCGACATCGATGCGGGCGACGAACTCGTCGAACGAATCAAGCCCCTTGCGCGCGCCACCCGCATCGCCGAAGTCCTCGAGGACGTCGGTGGCTTCGCGGGCATGTGCCGCCTTCCGTCGGGCCTGGAAGATCCAGTCCTGGTCAGCGGCACCGACGGCGTGGGGACCAAGTTGAAGGTCGCCTTCATGACCGGCGTGCACGACACCATCGGGTTCGACTTGGTCGGCATGTGCGTGAACGACGTCATCACCTGCGGCGCGCGCCCGCTCTTCTTCCTCGACTACTTCGGCACGGGAAAGCTCGACGTCGGGGTGGGGGAGGCCGTCGTGCGCGGCATCGCCAATGCCTGCAAAGAGGTGGGCTGCGCCCTTCTCGGCGGTGAGACCGCGGAGCTGCCGGGCATGTACGCCCACGGCGAGTACGATCTCGCGGGCTTCGCCGTGGGCGTCGTCTCGCGCAAGAACATCATCGACGGCAAACGCGTCGCCGCGGGCGACGTGGCCCTGGGCATCGCCTCCAGCGGCCTGCACTCCAACGGCTACTCCCTCGCGCGTCACGTGCTCCTCGAGACGATGCACCTCGGGCCCGACGACGCACCCGTCGGCCTCGCCGGCGCCACCGTTGCCGAGGCGCTGCTTCGCCCCACGCGACTGTACGCGCGCCATGTCGCCGCCCTCACGCAGGACGGCACCATCGATGTCCGCGCGATGAGCCACATCACCGGGGGCGGCCTCCCGGGCAACCTTCCGCGCGTCCTTCCCGATGGACTCGGCGTCAAAATCGAGGGTACCTGGCCGCGCCCGCCCATCTTCCAGCTGATCGCCGAGGGCGGGCCGGTGGAAGAAAAAGAAATGCGCCGCACCTTCAACCTGGGCATCGGCTTCGTGGTCATCGTTCCGCCGGAACATGCATCCCGCGCGATCGAGGTGCTCCGCGGTCAGGGCGAGGAGCCCTATACCCTCGGTCATGTCGTGCCCGTCGACCCCGAGACGCCGTTCGAAGACCGCGTTCTCTGGTCCCCCCACCCCCCGCCCTCCCCCCGGGGGGAGGGAGCTTCAGGGGCCGGAGCCTGA